The genomic segment GACATGACCCCCTGGCTGCGACGCTTCGCACCGGGATTGGACGGCGAGTGGATTGAGGCCAGCGACCCGGCCCGGCAGCGCTATCAGGGCGCGGCGGTGATCGACGAGCGGCTGGAGGCGGTGGTGTTTGTCGCGCCAACCCCAACGCTGCCGTCGCGCCAGTGGCTGGCCGGCCTGTTCGCGCTGGACCGCCTTGAACGCCACGATCGCACCGCGCTGCTCGCCGGCCGGCCGGCCGACCCCGGCGTCGATCAGGGCCCGGCGGTCTGTGCCTGCTTCGGAGTCGGTCGCAACTGCATCATCGAGGCCATCCGGGCCCACCAACTGACCACTGCTGCAGCCGTGGGGCAGCACCTCAAAGCCGGCACCAACTGTGGTTCGTGCGTGCCCGAGATCTCCGCCCTGCTCCGCTGAGAGGCGTCGCACCGTCAGTCGCACCAATCAAGGGCACGGATTTTGCTCCACGCTTGTATGACCCTCATTTCACTGCGGAGTCCGGCATGCGCGTAATGCTGGTCGACGACCATCCCGAACGGTTGGCCCTGCTCGAAGACGCCCTGACGGCGGCCGGGCATGTCGTGGCCGGCCACGTCAGCACCCGGGACCCGCTGGTCGCAGCGGTGCAACTGCACAAGCCCGACATCGTGCTGATTGACGTCGACGCGCCCAGCCGCGACACCCTGGAATCGCTGGTGCAGGTCAAACGGGATCAGCCCTGCCCGGTGGTGATGTTTGCCGCACATTCCGACAACGACACCATTCGCCGCGCCATCCACGCCGGTGTGAGCGCCTACGTGGTTGACGGCCTGGCCACCAACCGTATCCAGTCGGTGATGGACGTGGCGATTGCCCGTTTCGCCGAGTTTCGCGCGCTGCAGCAAGAGCTGGATGACACCCGCCTGAAGTTGGCCGACCGCCGCGACGTCGATAAGGCCAAGGGCCTGCTGATGCAGCGTCGCGGCCTGGATGAAGCCGCCGCCTATGCCTTGCTCAGGCGCATGGCCATGAGCCGTAACCTGCGCCTCGGTGATGCCGCGCGCGCCCTGATTTCCGCCGCGGAGCTGCTCTGATGCACGAACCTGAAACAAGCCGTCTGCGGATGGGCCTTGTGCCACTGGTGGACTGCGCACCGGTCGTGGTGGCACGCGAACGTGGCTTCTTTGCGCGGCACGGTCTCGACGTGATCCTTTCAGTGGAAGGTTCGTGGGCCGGCATCCGCGACAAACTGGCCGCCGGCCTGCTCGATGCCGCGCAGGTGCTGGCGCCGATGCCGCTGGCGGCGCAACTGGGGCTCGACGGCTTCGGCGTGCCGCTGGTCTCGGCGCTGACGCTGAGCCGCAACGGCAACATGATCACCGTCTCCAACGCCCTGCACGCGGCGCTGGCCAGCGCCGGACCCGATGCCACCGCCAAGGGACAGGCGCTGCACGCACTGCTGGCCCAGGACCGCGCCGAAGGGCGGCGGCCTCGGGTGCTGGCGCACGTCTATCCGCATTCGTCGCATCACTTTTTGCTGCGAGAGTGGCTGGGCAACGCCGGTATCGATGCCGACCGCGATCTGCAGTTGACGAGTATTCCGCCGCCGCTGCTGGTGCATTGTCTGCGCACCGGACAAATCGACGGCTTTTGCGCCGGCGCGCCCTGGGGCATGGCGGCCGAAGCGGCGGGCGTGGGCCGCAACCTGCTCGCTACGTGCCGGGTACGGCCCGACTGCGTCGAAAAAGTGCTGGGCGTGCGCAGTGAGTGGGCCGAGCGCCATCCGCAAGCCCACCTTCATCTGATTGCCGCACTCATCGAAGCCGGCCAGTGGCTGGAACGCGACGGCCATCGCACAGAGGCCGCACGCATCCTTGCGGCGGGCGCCTATCTGGACGTGTCGCCCGAGATCCTGCAGGCGGCGCTCACCGAAGACCGCGACGGGCCGCTTAATCCGGGCTGCCGCTTCTCCAGTGACGATCTCGGGGCGCCCCGCGCCGACGACATGGCGTGGCTTGAAGACCAGTTGCAGGACTGGGGCGGCGTGCCGGTGTCGCCGTCCACCGTCCTGAGCCGGTGTTACCGCGCCGACCTGCATCAGCAGGCCCTGGCGTATTGCACGCCCTAGATTGATGCACGGGGATGGGACCGGGCGCGAGCCAGCAACCGCCGAGTCACTGTCCAGCCGATCACTACAGCGCGATCAGCGAGCCATCAAGGGGTCTCGGCTGGCGCGGTGTCGAACAGCCACATCAGCACCGCGACGCCCAAGCCCCAGGCCCCGTTGAGCAGCGCGCCAATGACCCAGGTCAGGGGCGCCACCGGCAAGCCCTTCAGCGGAAACACCACCAGCAACGCCACGACCGTGGGCAGCACCGCGCCGAACAGCGCCGCGCCGATGAACTGCTGTTGACGACTGCGCGTGCGGAGTAGCGCCCACATCGGCAATGCCCAAAGTCCGCCGAAAAAGGCCAGCGACACCACCGAGGGGATGCCGAGCGGCGGCACCGGCGCGAGGTTGTAGGCGGGGTTGGGCACGATCGCTAGCGCGTGCAGCAGCGCATACAGACCCTGATGCGCCAGCAGCGTGGCGACATACCCCATCAAGAACACTTTGACCCACGGCAGAAAGGCTTTCATGGCATTCAAATCAAGAACGAGGCGCCATGATAAGCGGGGTTCAGGCAGCAGCGGCCAGCGCGGCGGGCGACCGGTTCAAGTAGGCCAGTGCCTCTTCGGTCGAGCCTTCGTTTTCGGGGTTGTACCAGGGGTCGAAAAACGACAGCTCCTTGGTGATCAGCCACAGCGGTGACGGCAGCCAGCCATCGCGCGCATGTTTGAACCATTGCCCCCACATCCAAGGCCGGAACACGCTGGGCTTTTTGTCGGCAAAGCGCGGATCTTGCTTCATCAGGTGCGCGGCGCCGTGCACCCAGAGTCCAAAGATAATCGGCATGACGATACTGGCAAGGTAGTAGCGCGACGGGTAGCCGCCACCCAGATGCCGATAGAGGTCAAACGCCACGCAGCGGTGCTCGACCTCTTCAGCCCCGTGCCAGCGCAGCAGGTCGAGCAGCGTCGGGTCGGCACCCGCTTCATCCCATTGACGATTACGGATGATGTAATTACCCAGCACACAGGTCATGTGCTCGATGGCGGCGATGATGCCAACCCGGAACACCAGCCATTGGCGCGCCGGCCGCCCCTTGAGCGTGAAGCCCATCGGCTGATCGCCCAGCAGCTTTTCGAACAACTGGTCTTCAAGGCGCGTGTTGCTTTCGGTCTCGATGCCGTGCGCATGCAGGTAGGACTCGGTTGCGCCGGCGTGCGCCCGCGCGTGCATCGACTCCTGCCGCATGAAGGCCTTGACCTCGCTGCGCAGGGCGTCGTCGGTAATCAACGGCAGCGCCTGGTTGAAGACACGGCAAAACCAGAATTCCCCAGCCGGCAGCAGCAGGTTGATCTCGTTGATGAAGTGGCTGGCGAACGGCTGTCCGGGAATCCATTCCAGCGGCGTATCCGACCAGTCGAAAGCCACTTTGCGCGGCACCAGCGGCGGTAGGAATCGAGACATGGGGGCGCTCCGGTTGCGGACCAAAGCTGAATAATGACACAGATATGCGTAACACTGCCATTGATTAATGGCGTTATGTAGCGCGCCGGTTGTCACCCCGGCTTCCGGTCTGCTGCGGGGTGCTCTACATTCGACGCTCGAACGAAGCGGGCGCAGACCCGGTGGGGCCACAGCGGCGTCGCGCTGGCCAGCGGGAGAAACCGATGTTCACGTCTTGGCAGCTACTCAGCGTTGCCAGTGCCTACATGGCGCTGCTCTTCGCCGTGGCCTGGACCGCCGACCGTCGCGCACTGCGCAAGCCGCAACTTCAGCCGAGGCCATGGACTTATGCCCTGGCGCTGGCCGTGTACTGCACCGCCTGGACGTTTTACGGTGCGGTGGGGCGCGTCGCCGACGACGGCTGGAGCTATCTGCCGATCTATCTCGGCCCGATTCTGGTGTTTGTGTTCGGCGCCCCGTTTTTGCAGCGGCTGATCGCGTTGTGCAAGTCGGGGCGCCTGACCTCGGTGGCCGATTTCATCGGCGCCCGCTACGGCAACAGCGCCACCCTGGCGGTGGCGGCGACCGGTGTCGCGCTGTTGGCCGGCGTGCCGTACCTGGCCCTTCAGTTGCGCGGCGTGTCCTTGGGTTTCGACGTGCTGACCATCGACAGCGGCGTGATGATCGAAGACATCCAGACCGTAACCATCGTCACCGTGCTGCTGGCGGTGTTCGCCATGTTGTTCGGCACGCGGCACATCGCCAGTACCGAAAGCCACCAGGGCATGGTGCTGGCCGTGGCGTTCGAATCATTGGTGAAGCTGCTGGCCTTCGTCGCCGTAGGGGTCTTTGCCATGATCCTGCTCGGCGGCATCGCCCCCAGCATCGACGCGGTGCGCACCATGCCGCAGCTCGCACCCGAACAATTGTTGACGGTGCCGTTCTGGATGCAGACCGCGCTGGCCGGCGCAGCCGTCATTGTCCTGCCACGACAGTTTCACCTCATGGTGGTGGAAAACATCGGACCGCAGGAGCTGCGTACCGCGCGCTGGGTGTTCCCGATGTATCTGGGCATTTTTGCGCTCATGGTGCTGCCGCTCGCCGCCGCCGGGGCGCTGTATGTCGGCGGCGGCGCGGCTGATCGTCACGTGCTGGCGCTGCCGCTGACGCAAGGGCAAAGCGGCCTGGCGATGCTGGCATTTCTGGGCGGTTTTTCAGCCGCCACCGGCATGGTCATCGTCTCGGCGGTGGCGCTGGCGACCATGCTCAGCAACGAAGTCATTCTGCCGCTGATGCTGCGCGGCCGCGGCTACCAACGGGCCTCGAATGACCTTGGTGCGCTGCTGCGCCGGGTGCGGCGCATCACCATCGCCGGCCTGCTGTTTGCCGCCTGGCTGATCGATCGAACGCTGTACACGCAACTGCCGCTGGCGGTGATTGGCCTGATCAGCTTCAGCGCCATCGCGCACCTGGCGCCGCCGGTCATCGCCGGCGTGCTGTGGCCGCGGGCCAACCGCGCCGGGGCCACTGGGGGGCTGGCCGGCGGCATGGCCGCTTGGGCCATGAGCGTGCTGCTGCCATCGCTGTTTCCCGACCTGATCAGCTTTGCCGATCCGCAGCATTACGTCATCCAAGGCGCAGCGCTGAGTCTTGGCGTCCACATTGCGCTGCTGGCGGCGATCTCGATTGCCAGTTCGCCATCGCTCAGCGAACAGGTGCAGAGCGCGCGGCTGCTGGGCACACGGCAAACCCCGGATGACCGTCGTGGCTCCGGCGCGCGCGTCATCGATCTGCTGGTGTTGCTGGAGCGCTTTTTCGGTGCCGACCGCACGCAAGCCTTCACCAACGAATACGCCGCCCTGAAAGGTAAGGCGCCGGAAGCGCGGGCGGTGGCCGACGCCGAGTTCATCGACTTCTGCCAGAGCCGTTTGTCGAGCGCGCTGGGCGGTGCTTCGGCACGCACGATGATCGACCGGGCACTGCGGCCCGCCGGCGGTGATGTTGCCGAAATCATCGAGCAGACCTCACGCGCGGTGCGCTTCAATCGCGAATTGCTGCACTCCACCCTCGACCACATGGCGCAGGGCGTCAGCGTCATCGATGCCGAGCTACGGCTGATCGCCTGGAACGCCGCCTACCAGCGGCTGTTCGACTACCCCGATGAACTGATGCGGGTCGGCACGCCGGTCAGCGAGCTGATTCGCTTCAATGTCGAGCGCGGCCTGCTCGACAGCGCCGACATCGAAGACCTGGTCAGTAAACGCGTCGGTCACCTGCAGGCGGGCACGGCCTACCGGCACGAGCGGGCAATGCCGGGCGGCGAGGTGGTCGAGATCACCGGCAACCCGATGCCCGGCGGCGGCTTCGTCTCGACCTTTTCCGATGTCACCGACTACAAGCGCGCCGAGGCGATGTTGCAGTCGGTCAACGAAGAGTTGGAGGCCCGCGTCACCTCGCGCACTCAGGCGCTGGCCGAAACCGAGCAGCGCGCCCAGCAGGCGCGCGCCGACGCCGAACAAGCCAGCCGCTCCAAGAGCCGCTTTCTGGCCGCCACCACGCACGATCTGGCGCAGCCGCTGAATGCCGCGCGGCTATTCGCCCACGCGCTGGAAGACAGCCGCGAGCCGCAGGTGCAACAGGGCGTTCGCAACCTGCTGCGCTCGCTGGGGGCGATGGAGTCCTTGCTGGGCGGCTTGTCGGAATACTCACGCCTCGACGCCGGCGCACAGCCGGTCAACCGCAAGGCCTTCGCGGTGCAGGACCTGTTCGATGCGCTGGGCTCAGAGTTCACCGCCATGGCCGAGGCGCGCGGGCTGGGTTTTCACGTGCGCCCCTGCCGCCTGTGGATTGACTCCGACCCGGTGCTGTTGCGGCGCATCGTCCAGAACCTGCTGGCCAATGCGGTGCGTTACACCCGCCACGGCCGCGTGGTGCTCGGCTGCCGGCGGGTCGGCGACGCGGTGCGGATCGAAGTGCACGACACCGGGCCGGGCATTCCGCAGGAGCGGCAACGCGCGATCTTCGAGGAGTTCAGGCGCTTCGAGACCGCCGACAGTCACGGCGGCGAACAGGGGTTGGGCCTGGGGCTGGCGATCAGTGAGCGCATGGCCCGACTGCTGCGGCACCCGATGCGGTTGCGGTCGCAGATCGGGCGCGGCTCGGTGTTCAGCGTGACGGTCGCCACCACCGACGCCGCAACGACACCGCCGTCGACCCTGCCCACGCGGCCAGCGCCACAGCGCCTTGAAGGACTGCGGCTGTTGGTGCTCGACAACGATGCCGACACGCTGCAGGCGACCGCCGGGCTGTTGCGCCGCTGGGGCTGTCTACCGTTGCCGGCGCTCAACGAGGCCGAGGCACGGGCCCAGACCCTCGACGCACCGCCCGACGCCGCGTTGATCGACTACCAACTCGACCACGGTGAGAACGGCATCAAGGCGCTGATCCGCCTGCGCCGAGTCTGGGGGCTGGCAGTGCCGGGCATTCTGATCACCGGCGATGCCACGCCAGAGGTCCGCGAGCGGGCGCGTCAGTTAGGGCTGGCGTTTCTCGCCAAGCCGGTCAAGCCGGCGGCGCTGAGGGCGTTGCTGCAACAGCAACGGGTGACGCCGCAAGCTGCGGCGCATGCGCCTGAAGACGTT from the Polycyclovorans algicola TG408 genome contains:
- a CDS encoding PAS domain-containing hybrid sensor histidine kinase/response regulator; the encoded protein is MFTSWQLLSVASAYMALLFAVAWTADRRALRKPQLQPRPWTYALALAVYCTAWTFYGAVGRVADDGWSYLPIYLGPILVFVFGAPFLQRLIALCKSGRLTSVADFIGARYGNSATLAVAATGVALLAGVPYLALQLRGVSLGFDVLTIDSGVMIEDIQTVTIVTVLLAVFAMLFGTRHIASTESHQGMVLAVAFESLVKLLAFVAVGVFAMILLGGIAPSIDAVRTMPQLAPEQLLTVPFWMQTALAGAAVIVLPRQFHLMVVENIGPQELRTARWVFPMYLGIFALMVLPLAAAGALYVGGGAADRHVLALPLTQGQSGLAMLAFLGGFSAATGMVIVSAVALATMLSNEVILPLMLRGRGYQRASNDLGALLRRVRRITIAGLLFAAWLIDRTLYTQLPLAVIGLISFSAIAHLAPPVIAGVLWPRANRAGATGGLAGGMAAWAMSVLLPSLFPDLISFADPQHYVIQGAALSLGVHIALLAAISIASSPSLSEQVQSARLLGTRQTPDDRRGSGARVIDLLVLLERFFGADRTQAFTNEYAALKGKAPEARAVADAEFIDFCQSRLSSALGGASARTMIDRALRPAGGDVAEIIEQTSRAVRFNRELLHSTLDHMAQGVSVIDAELRLIAWNAAYQRLFDYPDELMRVGTPVSELIRFNVERGLLDSADIEDLVSKRVGHLQAGTAYRHERAMPGGEVVEITGNPMPGGGFVSTFSDVTDYKRAEAMLQSVNEELEARVTSRTQALAETEQRAQQARADAEQASRSKSRFLAATTHDLAQPLNAARLFAHALEDSREPQVQQGVRNLLRSLGAMESLLGGLSEYSRLDAGAQPVNRKAFAVQDLFDALGSEFTAMAEARGLGFHVRPCRLWIDSDPVLLRRIVQNLLANAVRYTRHGRVVLGCRRVGDAVRIEVHDTGPGIPQERQRAIFEEFRRFETADSHGGEQGLGLGLAISERMARLLRHPMRLRSQIGRGSVFSVTVATTDAATTPPSTLPTRPAPQRLEGLRLLVLDNDADTLQATAGLLRRWGCLPLPALNEAEARAQTLDAPPDAALIDYQLDHGENGIKALIRLRRVWGLAVPGILITGDATPEVRERARQLGLAFLAKPVKPAALRALLQQQRVTPQAAAHAPEDVQR
- a CDS encoding metal-dependent hydrolase; the protein is MSRFLPPLVPRKVAFDWSDTPLEWIPGQPFASHFINEINLLLPAGEFWFCRVFNQALPLITDDALRSEVKAFMRQESMHARAHAGATESYLHAHGIETESNTRLEDQLFEKLLGDQPMGFTLKGRPARQWLVFRVGIIAAIEHMTCVLGNYIIRNRQWDEAGADPTLLDLLRWHGAEEVEHRCVAFDLYRHLGGGYPSRYYLASIVMPIIFGLWVHGAAHLMKQDPRFADKKPSVFRPWMWGQWFKHARDGWLPSPLWLITKELSFFDPWYNPENEGSTEEALAYLNRSPAALAAAA
- a CDS encoding ANTAR domain-containing response regulator, which gives rise to MRVMLVDDHPERLALLEDALTAAGHVVAGHVSTRDPLVAAVQLHKPDIVLIDVDAPSRDTLESLVQVKRDQPCPVVMFAAHSDNDTIRRAIHAGVSAYVVDGLATNRIQSVMDVAIARFAEFRALQQELDDTRLKLADRRDVDKAKGLLMQRRGLDEAAAYALLRRMAMSRNLRLGDAARALISAAELL
- a CDS encoding CmpA/NrtA family ABC transporter substrate-binding protein, which gives rise to MHEPETSRLRMGLVPLVDCAPVVVARERGFFARHGLDVILSVEGSWAGIRDKLAAGLLDAAQVLAPMPLAAQLGLDGFGVPLVSALTLSRNGNMITVSNALHAALASAGPDATAKGQALHALLAQDRAEGRRPRVLAHVYPHSSHHFLLREWLGNAGIDADRDLQLTSIPPPLLVHCLRTGQIDGFCAGAPWGMAAEAAGVGRNLLATCRVRPDCVEKVLGVRSEWAERHPQAHLHLIAALIEAGQWLERDGHRTEAARILAAGAYLDVSPEILQAALTEDRDGPLNPGCRFSSDDLGAPRADDMAWLEDQLQDWGGVPVSPSTVLSRCYRADLHQQALAYCTP